tgtacgTGAATGCTTCTGTTGCAGAGCCTAGCACAGAGCAGGTCTCCACTGTGAAGTGTGAATAGATGAACAAGAACATCCAAGAGAATAAAATGACTTGGTTCTTTAATAAGACACTCTTGGTCTCTTTAGTCACTCATCTTTGACTGTTCTTCCCATCTGCGCTAACTGAAATACCTGGAAGTGCTTTTGAGAAAACCTTACAGAGAACACTTTCTCACCACACAGGGAATATGGCTGCAGGACCGAATGAAGTTATTGCTGTCTGTCAAAGCCTCCAGCAGGTGGCAGAAAAATGCCAGCTGGACCCCGAGAGCTGCTGGTATTTCCATCAGACAGCTATACCTTGCCTGCTTGCcttggctgtgcaggcttccatGCCAGGTAACTTTCTCCATCTCCCCTCCTACTCCTCCACTGGACCTCAGCCTTCCACCAGTGTTGACCAGCACTGCCACCTTTGGGGTACCGCTGGTATTGCATTTTGTACCATCAGAGGCTTACTTTGAATCCTTTGTCCCCAAATTGAGGTTTCACTTTAAGCAAAGGGTGCAGACCTGACCAGTGGCAGGAACCAAAATCCATTACTGTTAGCAATGCTCAAAAGGATGCACACCTTTCTTCCCTTTAATTACTATGTAAATAGTTTAGTTAGAATTAGGTTCTGAATCAAGCACACCTGGTTGGGCTTCATCTTCAACTCCACCACTTACTTAGGTGAAGATATTTAGCCTTTCTAAGCCCGTTTCCTCACTTGTAAGGGGGGAGATAAAGAGAAATATCTCTATCACAGGGCATTTGGTaaggatgaaataagataatgcataGTGCCTGGGAACACAGTATGTATAGTAAATCAATGTATGGTAGCTGCTATAATAAGGACCTATGAAGATAAATCCATGTAATCTCTAAGTTTTTGAAGACTTTAACGTAACTATTTCTGATGTTAAGAACGTTCATATTAGCTAGCCTTATTTTCCATTGTTGCCCAGGCTAAGGACTGTACACAGAGTTCTTGAGAGCTCTCTGTGGCCCATGTTTGACCACTCCTGTTTCTGGTGCCTTGCTGGTTCTCAGGGCTACAGCAGTACTAGGGAACAGGTTAGGAACTGCTGATCTTGTGTCATGATGATCTGAACCACAGTCAAGGCcttgtgattgtgtgtgtgttgttttgaTCTTGCAGGGAAGGAACACTCAGTTCTGAGAAAAGTGCTGTTGGAGGATGAGGTCTTGGCCGCCATGGTATCTGTCATTGGCACTGCCACCACACACTTGAGCCCTGAGTGAGTATAATCATGGATGTGGCTTGATCCCAGAAAGGACGGCAGTCTTGGGAAGAAGGAGCAGACAGCTGCTTCCTGAGCTGTCCTTTTCCCCAGCATCAAATGTGGAGGCAGTTATTCGTTCTCTAAGTTTTGCTGGCAAAAGAGGAAGGGGCTTTTAGCACCATGGACTGTGGGGGTGGGTGGACCACGGACTAATGTAGCTGCAGATGTGCAGAAGAATCGCCTGTGGAGCAATTTTTAACTATACATTTTCTCTCTAGATTGTAAGCTTCCAGGAGAACAGGGACTTGGTCTGGTTCACTGCTGTATCACCAGGGCCTAAAATGGGAACGGTTCCTGGCATATAACATGTgctgaattaatatttgttgaatgcatgaatgacCACGCTCAGGCCCGTTGACTCAATGACTCTATTGGGAACCCCAGGGCTGCTTTAGAACCCTGGCTCCTTGGTGATATCTAGTGCTCTACCCTCAGCTTAGCTGCCCAGAGTGTCACCCGCATTGTGCCCCTCTTCTTGGATGGCAACATCTCCTTTCTGCCTGAAAACAGCTTCCCTTGCAGATTCCAGCCATTCCAGGTGAGGGTCTGATGGATCAGATGGGGAAGAATACTGGGACTTCTGTCCTTCCAATTTGTAGGGCTAATCTGGGATGAGTATTGGGGCAGACAAGCCTATTGCTGGCAGGACAGGCTCTAGGGCTCTTTTTCCTTTGTAGGATGGCTCCTCAGGGCAGAGGCGGCTGGTTGCACTGCTTATGGCCTTTGTCTGCTCCCTGCCTCGAAATGTAAGTGGGCACATTTGAGGAGTACTCTAGTTTAACCCTGACAAGGGGATGTGGGTCCCAGGTGACTTCTGGGCTGAAATTTGTCACAGGCTAAGCTGATCTGCTCTCCCCACTGGAGAATTTAGTTCTTGTCCATCCTGGCCCCTGCTGCCACTTTCTGCTGTCTCTCTTAGAGTTCAGGTGTTCTCTGGGTTCCTTACACGGCCAGGTTTTCTGCAGGTGGAAATCCCTCAGCTGAACCAACTCATGCGGGAGCTTTTAGAGCTGAGCTGCTGCGAcagctgccccttctcctctACCGCCGCTGCCAAGTGTTTTGCAGGACTCCTCAACAAGCACCCTGCAGGTACTAGAATGAGGCTGCAGGTCGGAGCCTCCCTGATTCAACTACCGATGAATCTTGAAGTTCAGTCCTCCGCCTCTTTAAAAGTGTTCTATCTAGTTGTGTCATCCTACTCCCTACAGGAAGCTATTTGGGATAATTCTTTAGTAGAAGTAGACAGCTCTTTTCGAATGCCAGCACTCATGCATCATGAGAACACCAGGGTCTCACACTGGTGTGCTAGAGCTGAGTGGGCAAAGTCCACAGCCAAAATGATATTGTTCTTTTCTAATGGCTTCTCAGGGAGCTCTGCATTTAAATGATTTACATCCTTCGTTGTTAAAGGAAAAACATGTAGCCTTCGTACCAAcatttcctccctcctctttaGGGCAACAGCTGGATGAATTCCTACAGCTGGCTGTGGACAAagtggaggctgggctgggctctgggccctGTCGTACTCAGGCCTTCACATTGCTTCTCTGGGTAAGGAGTTGGAATGGATTCTGGCTAGAGAGAGACAATTATGTctggttaaataaaatttttccatttgacCTTGAACCGTAAGCATACTTCTTTGACTGCCATGCCCTGACTGTTCTCTTCTAATTACAGGTAACAAAGGCCCTACTGCTCAGATATCATCCTCTCAGCTCCTGCCTTACAGACCGGGTAAATCCATTCTGGAGACAGGAGAACCTAGGACCTAAACAGGAACTTCCTGTTGATCCTTTTCCTCCTAGTAACAACTGCCATTCTCCTCTGGGTATTTAAGATTCTTCTCCCCTGATGTACCTCAAAGGCTCCTTTTTCTCCAGCTCATGGGGCTCCTGAGTGATCCAGAACtaggcccagcagcagctgatGGCTTCTCTCTGCTCATGTCTGACTGCACTGATGTGTTGACTCGTGCTGGCCATGCTGAAGTGAGGATCATGTTCCGCCAGCGGTTCTTCACAGATAATGTGCCTGCTTTGGTCCAGGGCTTCCATGCTGCTCCCCAAGGTGAGGAGTCTAAAAGAAAGGCCCCAGAATGTAGACCTCTCCTTTGCTCAGGCCACATTCTCCAAAATAATTCAGGACCTCAATGCTTGTTTCCAGATTCTTGTCCCACTCTTTCCCTTTCTTGGGCATATCTTACTTATTCTGAGCTTGAGGGGCCTGGGCATATCTTGCTTATTCTGAGCTTGAGGGGCCTTTTTTTCCTAACCACTTTGTAGGCTGATGTCGCAACTTTATGAGGGATTAGAGTCGAATTCTCAAGCTGTACATTTGTGCAGTTTCTCccaatcttttccattttttacagATGTGAAGCCAAATTACCTGAAGGGTCTGTCTCACGTACTTAACAGGCTGCCTAAGCCTGTGCTCTTGCCAGAGCTGCCCACGGTAAGCCTTGCAGTCAGAGCCTCTAAGCAAGGGACCAAGTCATTGTTCCCCAGCTGGGGctagaaaggggaggaggagaaccaGGCTCATCACCTATGTGGTCATCCCCACTTTTCCTGTGCCCCCTTAGCTGCTTTCCTTGCTGCTGGAGGCCCTGTCCTGCCCCGACTCTGTGGTCCAGCTCTCCACCCTCAGCTGCCTTCAGCCTCTTCTATTGGAAGCACCCCAAGTCATGAGTCTTCACATTGACACCCTCGTCACCAAGTTCCTGAACCTCAGCTCTAGCCCTTCCATGGTGTGTTGAGCCCCAACAACTCTTGGACACCTACGTCTCTCCTTCATGGGTCTCCCCTCACCTCCTTGTGGTTGTGTTCCAGGCTGTCCGGATTGCCGCACTGCAGTGTATGCATGCTCTCACTCGCCTGCCCACCCCTGTGGTGAGTACCTCAGATGTCCCTCTCTGACCTGAAAACTTAGAAGAGCCAGAGAAGTACCTTTTTGCCATAGTCAAGTGGGACTGGCCGCCCTGCTGTGTGACTCACGTATGAACTGCAAGGTACGGATAGGCAGGGGTTGCCTGACTACCCTATAATTGAATGGCCATCCTACCACATAGCATACGTTGGAATCACTAAAGAATAGGAAGAATATTAGTTGTAGAGTCAGAGAAGCAGCTTTAGGTAGCCTTGATTGAGCAAAGCTAAGATTAACTCTTCTAACTCCACAGCTGCTGCCATACAAACCACAGGTGATCCGGGCCCTAGCCAAACCCTTGGATGACAAGAAGAGACTGGTGCGCAAGGAAGCAGTGTCAGCCAGGGGAGAATGGTGAGTTTTTAGGTCATGGGGAGAGAGGGGATTAAAATGAGCCTTACCACTAACGCTGCCAACATTCTTCTTGCCTACAGGTTTCTGCTGGGGAGCCCTGGTAGCTGAGCCCTCTGTCCTGGCCTAGACTGTTCTGACAGACAATCTTACCTAGAATTACTAACTATTGAGCCAtcttgcccagggcagggagacCACCGGCCTTTGATTGCCTTTCCCACGGACACGGCACAAATGCTGGGCCTCTGTTGCATGGCTGTCCAAGAAACATAGGAATCCTGATTTCTAATGAATTTGTGAAGTAACTGAGTGTGAGACCACTTGTATTTGAGGAAAGATCTTGGTCTTGGGGCTCTTCCATTTATGTGTCAGGAAAAGGGCGATATGCTGCTGAGGGGTTAATGCTGATGCGTGTGGCCCTGAGGACCAGGGATGGTGGGTGTTGTGTACCTGCTGGAGAATAAAGATTTCTTTTGGTAATGGGCTTTTCAGATGTTCCCCCCTCCCTCTTACTTATGTGCCTCAGTAGCACATAACCAGAAGCATCACTGCATCTGCTAGGAGAACAGTAATGACAGGGATTGGCCAAGAATTTTTCAGGGCATCCAACCCCTCCAAGTAGGGCACAGGTGGCATGACCAGAACACCTACTCACTAGGCCTTGACCCTGACTTTCCCCTTCGCTGCCCTACAATAAAGGCAAAGAATGAGAAGCTACAtacctttaaaaatcaaataccTTTATTTTTGCTCCCTTCAGCAGCATGTGAGAAGTGGCAGTGACCTCAGCAGTAGGCCTGGTATCTTTGCCCTGTTGAGAAGCCAGGATCTCAGCTCTACCATTCAGGTGTTTTCTCAGACAGCAAGTGGAAGAGGTGGTGGCCAACCCCAGTGCTGTGacctggaggagggtgggggtCAGCACCTGGCAAGGTTGCTAGCTGCCTAATCtccaggctggggctggagcgTCTGTATGCCTGAGTAAAGGGACATCAGTCCTAGGATTTTCCCACATGGTGCCTTGCTTCTGCAGTGGCCAGGAGATGGGTCCTTGAGCTGTCCCTGCATGGTACCCTAAGGCAGGCCCACTGGTTCTTTATGCTCAAGGATTCCAAGAAGCTACCCTTGGAGGCCGTTGAGACAACACAGGAAGCAGAGTGATGCTCACGTTGTGGCTGACATAATCCAGCTCACACTGCCATCACAGAGGTTGAGTGAGCGGTCACCCAGGGAGGGGGGTCCCAGCTCATTCCGTTCCCATGGGGCAGGTGACTGGAAGGTAACAGCACCCGAGTAAGCCAGTGCCTACAAGAGAAGATAGAAATGTCTGAGTTCTTGGTCTTCCTTCCTCAGCAAGGATACAATGAAGACATCTTGAAGCTACCTTGGCATTAGTCACAAAGGTGACAAAAGTTCTAATTTTGTCCAAAAAATGTGCCCTCCAGTGCTGGAAGGCCTTTAGAGGTTTCAAGCTAAATTTCTAAGGGGCCAGTGCAAGCACAGTGACAGGCAGGAGTATAATGAGGATGGGACAGGGAGGTGGCAGGTACTTATGGTCACCTACTTAGTTCTGCCTCAGTAGCTGCAATTTGAAAAATGACTTACCCTTGTCTCCTGGGCTAAGGGAGCTAGCTTCATGTATTGTCTTAGGACGTCTATCACAAATAGATTACTTCAATCCCATAAATTACTGGCTTGAACTGCTGACTGCCATACACAGGAGAGGTGATCGGTGGCCACCATACCCTACCCTGGAGGTCCCTTCTTAAGAACAGAGGGGATTCTACTGTAGTCATCTGTAGGCCTCATCTACTACTTAAACCACAAAGTTTTGGCCTTAAGCCCCTTTGGCTCAAATGAGCAATGATCTCTTTTCCTAGAGTGTAGATCTGCACTGTCccatatggtagccactagccacacgtgcCCATTTAAATTGGGAAAATTCAATTAATTGgtacattagccacatttcaagtgctcagcagccacatgtggctagtggctaatGTCTTAGCATAggcctggaacattcttctccTCACAGAGAGTTCTATCACACAGCACTGGTCTAGATGTTTTACTTTACCTtcctgtgtccacacccaggaataCTTTCCAGTTGTCCAAGCAGCCATAGTTGTAATGATTCCTAAAAACCTAGAGCCAAGAAAAAACATGTTTCTACAAACCCTTTACATAATCCCCTTCTAATTTTCGAGCCTAAATTGGCTAAGTGAAAGCTCAGCTAGGCAAATTCTGGTCTTTTAGGATGCCTGCCCTAGTTGGCCCTAACCATAGCCTCTGTTCACAGGGCGTCAGGTTCAGTTacccacccacccctccaccccaagCACTCAGCCCTACTCACTTTGCCCTTGGCCCGCAGCCGACAGCTCTCCTTCCTGTTGGTGAGCCTTTCGATACTAGTTTCACCTCGACTGATGAGAACAGCGTGCCATACAGTTAGGGCACCCAGGGCAAGTGCCACAGAACTAAGAAGAGAGGCAAAGATTGGTGGGTAAGCTTAGAGGGGGCTGGAGGCTACAAGTAGGTCTGAAAATGAGCTGAGCAATAATGACTGGCTAGGGACCTCTCTGCCTAAGTCTTCCTTACTCCCAGCCTATACATCCTAGAGGAACTTTGACTTCACTGTCTATAAAAACGATCAACATGAGCTAAAAATAACTTATGTGGAAAGGAGAGTGGGGAGAGAAGTCTGTATTACTAATCATAATGGGAAACAGCAGAGGGTAGTAAAAGCACCAGGGGTTAGAATGGGATGGCACGAAACTCAGATTCCAGCTCCACCACTCCTCGCCATGCATCATGCCACAAATCACTTCACCCCTACTTCACCGCTACTGGGTggttttcctcatctataaaatgcagtCACCTATCCTTTAGGTAGGAAATTAACTTACCTTGGCACATAACACACACTCAGTGCCATTATCCTTAGTGTTCCCTGCCCCAAAATGCTGAAGAAAATTCAGCACTGACTCTGCCAATGTAAAGTGGACTAAGAACAGCAGCAATTCACACAGGGATGGGTTCCTATCTGCATGTGAGCACCTCAAAAGGTTTCTCTGAAGCTGCCCctccctcaaaataaaaaaaatgagaattggATACCTGCACAGGAACCAGAGGTAGACAAGACTCTTGTGCGTTACCCTTTCTCGGAAGGAGAAGGTGGGTGGTGGGGTCTGGTGATAagtctagaaaaagaaaacagcaatgtCTGGCTCATTTGCTCTGCTGGTCTCCAGCAGAGCCCCCTGCACCTTCAGGCAGGGAAGTGATGCAAGCCCAGGATAAGCAAATAGGGGGTTATGCCACACAGGAATCAGGGCAGCAGCCAGATGGGTGGACCAAGCCCGGCGGCATCATCATGTGGACAAACACTGGGCAGAGTGGATCTGGACAGGATGGCAAAGCACAGGAGGAGCCAACCCTGGGCATGTCAATTTGACAACACAAATGGGGCTCCAGGGGAAGCCACTCCACTCCCCAGCTAGAACTCGCACTGTGTGGCTGCAATCCCCAGAGAGGACCAGACCCACAACCAGAATGGAATGACTGGAGGGAGGAGAACTGTGAGCTCCACTCAGGACCAAAAGGGCAGCAGAGGTACAATTATGAGCCCAAGATCTGCTCAGAATAAGGAGTCCTAAATGGCCCAAGGAGAAGGGAGGATCCTGATGTGGACGCAGACAGACCAGGAGCACAGGATGATCAGACTGGCCCAGCCTGATCTCTGTCCCCTGGAACCCCATTACACAGACTAACACAGACTCCTTGCTGCTCAGGCCATCACCAAGGCGGAGTCTTTGCTCAGCCCAAAGAAGGTGATAATGGGATAGAGAGCCAAAAACCAAGGACTTCCAGCTTGCCCCCAGGCCACTTAGTCTGCCCACAGCAAACAGTCTCCCACAATGCCCCCAATCTCTTGTGGCCGCTCAGCCAGCCTCCACAACTCGACTAGCAGGTGGGCCCAGTAGCCTCAGCAACTCTATACCCCTTGGCCTGAGCAGCAggaggcagtggggtggggacagCCCACCTGGTTGGTAACCGTCTGCAGTTTGTTCTTGTCGAGCTGTTTCATTTTCTAAGGGGATGGAAAACAGTGCTGGTTATACTCTCAGGCCTCTAGGATGGCGTGCTACCTGCCCCACTCCTTAGGGACAGATGCCACTCCCCAAAGTTCTCTCTACTGAGCTGCCCTGCTCCTCATGATGGGCTCACCTCGATGGCAGCATAAGCCTCCCGGAAAAGGTCCCAACTTCCGTAGCTGCAGTAGACACAGCCCAGAGTcatgaaaaagcagaaagagaagaagtACCGATGGTTATAGTGGCCCACACAGTTGTTTAGCCAGGCTGGTGGAGGAAGGGTTAAGGACAAGATCAAATACACAATTTCAGGGGGTGTCCAGGTTCATGGTTCATCCTTGCTTCATGATGATATCATCCAAGCCCAGGGCTTCCAGTCACCAAGAACTattttccaaagacaggaaaatatGGGACTTTCCAGAGGTTGAGGTGAAAGTGTTAAAGCTTTTCAGAGCCCTCACAAGTCCCAACAGGAAACCATGAAAACTGAAATCCTTCAGTAAAATGAATCTGCTAGTACTTCAACCTAGCTGGGCTGAACCAGACATCTGTATGGGACAGGAAAGGGGGACCAATGGCTCTATCTGGTACAGCCAGCGGACAACCACTAAAGCCCAAACATTTCTTTCCATTCACCAGATGTTAGCATGACAGTCTACAAAAGAAAGAACTGTTAGAATAGATGCCTTGCTCCAAGAAGATCCAGCCCAGAGAGTCTGTAAGCCTGCGCCCCCCCCCCCGGAGATGGTCAGCCCTCACAACTCCTCTTCCACTAACTTCTCGTGAGCCCAGTATTTCTGCAGGGTGATGCTAGAAGCCTTAGGTTTGTGGCCCTTAACCTGTGCAGTGCTCTGGAGCTAAAGGAGGCCTCaggcagaagaaataataaaaggataCGGCAGTGATGATCCATCTTCAGCACACACCTGTGAGGGAGGGACACACGCTCTGTTACGGTGGCCAGGGTTCTTGAGATGTCAGTGCCAATCCTTTCCTACAAGGACCAGCATCCTGCTGAGGTGGAAAGGGCACAGACTTTGAAGACAGCCAGGCCTTGCTTTAAACCCTGCTTCACTGGCTACATGATACTGGACAAAGTAActcatctctgaacctcagtttccacaagTGGTGATAACGCCTAACTCTCAGGACCAGGTGTCACATTGCCTGGCACATCACAGGGGCTTCACAAATGTCTTATCAAACTCCAGGTCTAGGTTTGGCCTGGGGCTACAGCAAAAGGGTCACAGCTGGGGTTCCCAGAGAGCAAAGGCAAGACCCACCTGTTACAGATGCTGCAGTGGTGTGTTCGAGCTGGCTTGGGGTAAATGCACTTCTTACAGATGGAGACTGTTGCGATATCAGTCTGGCCCTGTACAAAGGGAGAAAAACATTGTGACAAGCACCATCATGTGGCAGCACCAGTTCTGTACCCCAAAGGATACCAAGGCACTCTCCCTCCACTCCTGGGACTGGCTCCTACATCGTGCAGTTCTCTCCTTCCCCCATGCCCCAAGGGACCCACCTGGGGTGGGTATCCAGGTGGAGTGGTGATGGCCTGGTAGTAATGGAAGACGATGAGGATCAGATTCCAGTGACTATAGAAGAAATGCCAGCAGAGTCGGGGCACTGAGTAGGTTCGGAGGATGAGGGGCAGGACACATAGGTAGGCAATGGCCACAATGGAACTGGTCAGCACGATCACCAgcaccacaaacacctgccaaCACCAGTGAGGTCAGATAGATGCAGAGAGACAGCTTGCCAACACCTAAAGTAGACTCAGGAATTtcccagggaggcagggggacTGGCCTCCAAAATCCAGTGTGAGTCCATCACACACACATCCCTCTGCCACCCCAAAACATCCCTTTTCCTGCTCCCTGGGCATCACTCACCACCCCACACCAGCGGATCATGTTGTCCACCAGCCAGTAGATGGGCTCAAAGGCAGCATCGATAGCAGCGTCACTGCCACCAAAGGAGTTGAAGAGCAGGGAGCGCAGGCAGACCTTGCCATAGCGCCAGCGCTGTACCAGGCCCCGGAGCAGAGGTGGGCGGCGGCGCCTGTAGCCCAGGAGCAGAAGCAGGCGCAGGCAGAGGCGGGCGGGGCCCAGCAGCAGGCTCCGCTGGCCCCGCATGGCTCCTAGGAGAGCACACCATTGTGAGGGGCCAGCCTAAGTCCGTCCCTCCCCACCTCACTGGTGGAAGAGGCCCAGAGTACCAGCTTAGAGGCAAAGACCTAAGACTGAACCCCAGCTGGGCCAGTCACCAGCTGTGGGATGTAGgaaagtcacttcacttctctacGGAACGTGTGATGACAGTGTCCCAACCAGGTTAGAGGGGGTAGGGtctggaggctctgaggctgCAGAAATCCTACTTACATTCCACCACGTGGTTGCACAGGAAATCCAAGATGATGCACACCTAGAGTAAAGGGCCACAGTAAAGGGGTGAGGGAAGAGGCAGGTAGCTCCAAGCCAAAGCAGGGTCTTTAGTGTCTGTGCCGACAGACCACTGAGTGGAGCACGGCCAATGTGCAAAGCTGCTCACTGTGGCTCTGTGGGCATGACCACTGTAGCAGAGGCTTCCCGGGGTCTTTTGTCTGCCCTAGCCCATCAACCTACCTCCTAACAACTGCTCGTCATTAAAGAACAGGCAGTGAGTGCACAGCACGTGGACCCTGCACCTAGATCTTCCCTGGTGCTATGTGAGTCTTGGCAAAAGATACTTAGCCTTCTTACTCCCTCTGGGCCGAGGTTAGAGGCCACCAGACCCAGCTGGTAGCATGAGGGTCCTTGAGTCTTGTCAGGACAGCTCAGCTACCCCTTGCAGGACATAAGATGCTTTGTTTCCAATTCCAGTCTCCGCCCCACACCAAGGACACAGAAGTCAAGACAAATTCAGGTATTCAGAGCAGAATAACACCACAGGCAGGAGACCACTGGCAGTGGGAGGGGGCCTCCATTATGAGCCATGCTGCTGGCTCATAAAGACCAGAGGGCCTGCCCGCTCTGTGATGAGTCTCCCCTGCCTTGTTCTAGCTGGACACTCAAGACCCTTTTCTGCGGTTGCTGCCCTTGGCCCCAAGCTTCCCAACCAGCCTTCCCAGCTCTTTAGCCCTCCACACAGTTCCTCTGCAAGCGCCTTCATCTCCTCTACGTGGTCTCCACCTCATCCAACAGCCCTGGGAGGTCACCTGCCCACAAGACTCAGATTCCTTCAACGATAGTTTCATCAACTCCACAGATTAAAGTCCTCACCAGGAAGGAAATTATCCGATTTTCCCCTAGGGCTACTTTGTCCTCAGCAACTCCACTGACTTATTTAACAGGCAGCTCGAAACTCAGCAGAAACTGGAGGAGGCTGCTCCACTGTGGGGATGGTTTCAGTTCAGTAACTGGAGCAAAGTACTCTCCTTGCACTTGGCTCATCCCCACAGAGGCCtttcaaagaaaacatttaattaCCTCCTTCCACAAACTCTGTAACAATCTAAGGCAAAAAAAGATTCAGCAGACAAGgccagcagagaaaaagaaagataattcagtAGGGACCTACTCTCCACACCAGGATTAAGAAACTGGCCACTCCCATCACTTCCTAAGAGCTAAGAGAATGAAGGGGCAAtgtagaaaagggaaaaagaaaacctcaaacttccttcctcctttgaGTTGGACTCCTATTGTTTGGAATCATGGTTTGGCTTGAAGCTTGAATTTTCAAAATAGCATACAGCCACAACCAAACGTAAGAGTGGGACAAAACATTTTACCCCACATCCAATCCAGGTGGCTCAGATTGCCCACACCACTGTTCATTCCCTTACCATGGCTAATGGAGTTTCCTACTTACAATAGCTTGCAAATAAGATgcattcctcatctgtaataaaCATGAATTATATACCATCTCTCCTTTCTACCAAAAAAACCTTCCTGCTCAGATTCTCCACTTTTTGGAATGTTCTCAACCACCTCCAGAATTCCTGAGCTCTACAGGAAATGCCTGCCTCAAGGACTCGATTTACCAACTCTCATCTGCCCCATAACTTGCCTACTTAGGGTTCAGTTCTGCCCTTAAgtagttctgtgaccttgggtgaatcTCCGGCAAATCTCCAAACTCTACTGAGGCGCAGTTTCCTTGTGTTCCTATTCAGTGAAGGGGTAGGATTAAATGCTAAGGTCCCTTCCAGTTccacccctttattattattccATATATACACTTGGTAAGatataaatgaaatgtttataaagtacttagcacaatACCTGGATCATGGAAGTatacaataaatacttgttgaatgaatgacctAGAGGGATGCTGAAGAGGAAAGGCTGGCCAGATGTCTATCTGTCCCACAAATAACAACAAGGGCACTTCTGCCAATGTGA
This is a stretch of genomic DNA from Equus caballus isolate H_3958 breed thoroughbred chromosome 1, TB-T2T, whole genome shotgun sequence. It encodes these proteins:
- the ZDHHC16 gene encoding palmitoyltransferase ZDHHC16 isoform X1 — encoded protein: MRGQRSLLLGPARLCLRLLLLLGYRRRRPPLLRGLVQRWRYGKVCLRSLLFNSFGGSDAAIDAAFEPIYWLVDNMIRWCGVVFVVLVIVLTSSIVAIAYLCVLPLILRTYSVPRLCWHFFYSHWNLILIVFHYYQAITTPPGYPPQGQTDIATVSICKKCIYPKPARTHHCSICNRCVLKMDHHCPWLNNCVGHYNHRYFFSFCFFMTLGCVYCSYGSWDLFREAYAAIEKMKQLDKNKLQTVTNQTYHQTPPPTFSFRERVTHKSLVYLWFLCSSVALALGALTVWHAVLISRGETSIERLTNRKESCRLRAKGKVFRNHYNYGCLDNWKVFLGVDTGRHWLTRVLLPSSHLPHGNGMSWDPPPWVTAHSTSVMAV
- the ZDHHC16 gene encoding palmitoyltransferase ZDHHC16 isoform X2; amino-acid sequence: MRGQRSLLLGPARLCLRLLLLLGYRRRRPPLLRGLVQRWRYGKVCLRSLLFNSFGGSDAAIDAAFEPIYWLVDNMIRWCGVVFVVLVIVLTSSIVAIAYLCVLPLILRTYSVPRLCWHFFYSHWNLILIVFHYYQAITTPPGYPPQGQTDIATVSICKKCIYPKPARTHHCSICNRCVLKMDHHCPWLNNCVGHYNHRYFFSFCFFMTLGCVYCSYGSWDLFREAYAAIETYHQTPPPTFSFRERVTHKSLVYLWFLCSSVALALGALTVWHAVLISRGETSIERLTNRKESCRLRAKGKVFRNHYNYGCLDNWKVFLGVDTGRHWLTRVLLPSSHLPHGNGMSWDPPPWVTAHSTSVMAV
- the MMS19 gene encoding MMS19 nucleotide excision repair protein homolog isoform X5 encodes the protein MKLVWPSAKLLQAAAGASARACDHITSNVLPLLLEQFHKHSQSNQRRTILEMILGFLKLQQKWSCEDKDERPLSGFKDQLCSLVFMALTDPNTQLQLVGIRTLTVLGAQPGLLSSGDLELAVGHLYRLSFLEEESQSCRVAALEASGTLATLYPLAFSSHLVPKLAEELCLGESDLARGDGPTKHSQHLCCLQALSAVSTHPSLVKETLPLLLQHLCQMNKGNMAAGPNEVIAVCQSLQQVAEKCQLDPESCWYFHQTAIPCLLALAVQASMPGKEHSVLRKVLLEDEVLAAMVSVIGTATTHLSPDLAAQSVTRIVPLFLDGNISFLPENSFPCRFQPFQDGSSGQRRLVALLMAFVCSLPRNVEIPQLNQLMRELLELSCCDSCPFSSTAAAKCFAGLLNKHPAGQQLDEFLQLAVDKVEAGLGSGPCRTQAFTLLLWVTKALLLRYHPLSSCLTDRLMGLLSDPELGPAAADGFSLLMSDCTDVLTRAGHAEVRIMFRQRFFTDNVPALVQGFHAAPQDVKPNYLKGLSHVLNRLPKPVLLPELPTLLSLLLEALSCPDSVVQLSTLSCLQPLLLEAPQVMSLHIDTLVTKFLNLSSSPSMAVRIAALQCMHALTRLPTPVLLPYKPQVIRALAKPLDDKKRLVRKEAVSARGEWFLLGSPGS